Within Bacillus sp. Marseille-Q1617, the genomic segment TGTTGCGTATGCGGCTTCAAGCTTCCTTGGAATGACGATTTGGAGAAAGCCCTCTCCCAAAATGAATGCAGTCCGTGAAAAAATGACCGAGAATAGCTTCTTTTATATACTGATTCTCCGTTTGCTGCCGTTTTTGAATTTTGATCTGGTCAGTTATATAGCGGGTGCCGGAAAAGTACGCTACTTTCCTTACATTGCTGCCACCGCCATCGGGATCATCCCCGGGACGATCGGATTTGTTTTTTTCGGTTCCGGATTGAGCGGGGAAGACCGGATGCATCTCTATGTGGCTGTAGCAATGTTTATCATCCTTTCACTGCTTGTTTTCTTCACGAGAAAGAAATTGAAGATGTGGTTTGGCGATTCGAAGGATGATCAATAAAGAAGGGAGGAGGCCGGCACCATTGTCCTCCTCTTTTTTAATGGTTTGGTTTTTGATCCCATTCTTCCCGGATCATGCCCATCCTGATCGAGTCATAATAAATCCCATCGTAATATCTGCATTTTCTCATCCTTCCTTCAAGCTTCATGCCGATTTTTTCAGCTGCTCTCATCATCCGCTCATTACCGGACCAAGTGGTGATGCCGACCCTGCCGATCTCCTTCGTTTCAAATAGATGATCGACCCACAGGGATAAAGCCTCAGTCCCAAAGCCCCCATTCCAATAGGAAGGGTCATAAATGATAATGCCCGCTTCGAGCCA encodes:
- a CDS encoding TVP38/TMEM64 family protein; the encoded protein is MKKKEIIKMLGFFALLLILIWVSRSFWEVRPHDIRDWIVSFGLWAPVVFILILTFRPLVLFPTSIFSIAAGLAFGPYNGIVFIFIGALGGATVAYAASSFLGMTIWRKPSPKMNAVREKMTENSFFYILILRLLPFLNFDLVSYIAGAGKVRYFPYIAATAIGIIPGTIGFVFFGSGLSGEDRMHLYVAVAMFIILSLLVFFTRKKLKMWFGDSKDDQ
- a CDS encoding GNAT family N-acetyltransferase; the encoded protein is MNSTNQRVTLRKIEESDLESLWNYIHKEASPQWKKWDAPYFEHKQLPFEEYRRSFLTNIDKNSDHQRIIEVQGKIIGTVGYYWEYEPTRWLEAGIIIYDPSYWNGGFGTEALSLWVDHLFETKEIGRVGITTWSGNERMMRAAEKIGMKLEGRMRKCRYYDGIYYDSIRMGMIREEWDQKPNH